From Pseudomonadota bacterium:
GGACAGCGGGCTGCGGGTACCGGTCGATGCGAAATGCCTGAACCTGGATGGACCGCGATTGCTGGTGACAACCGCTGACAAGATACCGCTGGCGGGCGCCTACCAGGATCGCGGGATCGAGGTGCTGGGTTTGGCGCCCAGACCCGATGGCAAGGTAGACCTGCGCCAGTTGATGCTCGAACTCGGGAAACGGCAAATCAACGAAGTCATGGTCGAGGCGGGGCCGCTGCTCAACGGCGCGTTGCTGGCCGCAAAGCTGCTCGATGAATTGCTGGTTTACCAAGCGAGCCACGTCATGGGCGACGAGGGCCGCGGGATGTTTGCGATTCCCGGCTTAGTCAAAATGAATCAGCGCATCCAGTTCGAGCGCAAGGACCTGCGCATGATGGGCGCCGATCTGCGACTGCTTTTCACGGTCAAACACCGGGACGATAGCGGGTAGTTCATGTTCAGTGGAGTCATCCAGGCCATCGGGTCCATCAAGTCGCGCCAGCCCAAAGGCGGCGACCTGATGCTCGAGATAAACGCCCCCGGGCTGGGGCTGGACCAGGTTGCGATCGGCGACAGCATTGCCGTCGATGGCGTATGCCTGACCGCAACCACGGTGAACGAGCACAGTTTTGTCGCCGATCTGTCCACGGAAACCCTGGCCTGCAGCGCCTTGGGCCGGAAACGGGCCGGCGATCCGGTCAACCTGGAAAAAGCGCTTTGCCTCGGCGATGCGCTGGGGGGTCACCTGGTCAGCGGGCATGTCGATGCGGTCGGCAAATTGCTCGGCCGGCGCGACGATGCGCGCTCGGTGGTGATGACTTTTTCCCTGCCGGAGAGCGTTGCGCGTTTCGTCGCGGCGAAAGGGTCGA
This genomic window contains:
- a CDS encoding riboflavin synthase, translated to MFSGVIQAIGSIKSRQPKGGDLMLEINAPGLGLDQVAIGDSIAVDGVCLTATTVNEHSFVADLSTETLACSALGRKRAGDPVNLEKALCLGDALGGHLVSGHVDAVGKLLGRRDDARSVVMTFSLPESVARFVAAKGSICIDGVSLTVNRVSDSGFTINVVPHTLEATTMGRYRGGTEVNLEVDLVARYIDRLMGGDRGI